The Solicola gregarius DNA window GGTCGCGTCGAGCACCGTGTGCAGAACGAGTCGCCGGTCGTCCCACGACAACCGCGCCGCCTCGCCGAAGACGCCGAGCACCGTCAGGCCGCGTGCACCCGCGCCGGCCATGTGCTCGGCCAGGGCGGCCACGCCGTGAGGGTCGACCTCGAGCGCGTCCCCCTGAGAACGGGGTGGCGAGTACGCCCCAGACACCGGGTTGGATGTGCATGGTCTTCGATCCCTCCGCCGTTGGGTCACAGTGCCGCTCGTGCCTCACCCTAGGTCGTGTCTGCTTGTGCCGCGTCGATCAGGGAGCGGGTCTCGGCGCCCGATCCGGCAAGGCGCGGGAGCGAAGCTGTAGTTGGTCTCCTGCGAGCGACCGTAACGCGGCCGGTCGGGATGCGGAGGCACGCGAGCCGGCGGGGTATAAGCAGACACGGCCTGATGAAGGGTCACGAGTACGGATCGGTGAGGAGGGCAGTCGCCTCCTTGACCTCCAACGCAACGCTCCCGCCGGCTGCGGTGAGCGGGTCGTCCAGCGAGTGCCAGTCGGCGCCGTCGGCGCGCCAGCGGACCTGGTAGGTCACGTCGACGCTCGGGCGTACGGTCACGTGCGCGTCGGAGTAGAGGTGCACGATGTCCCTTGCCGGGTACGGTGCGCCCGGGCCGCTGCTCGACTGGGTCGAGCCGTCGCCGTGATGCCAGGTGTACTGGGTCGGAGTCGCCTCGATGTCGACGGAGTAGCCGAGGAGCTCGACAGTACGGGCGAACTGCGGCTCCTCGGTGTAGAAGATGGTCGCGAAGTTGACCAGCGTCGCGCCGTCGGGCGGCTGGACGTGGATCGTCGCCTCCGGCAGACCGATGCGCTTCACCTCGCGCAGCACGATCGCATCGGTGACCTGCGGGCGTACGTAGCCGCCGCCGGGCTCGGCCGGAGTGCCCGAGTAGCAGGCCGTGCCGAGTGGATACCAGTCACCGTCCGGAAGCTCCCGCGCCCAGAGGGTCCACTTGGTCTCGTCGTCGGACTCGCAGGTGTACATGCCGGGGCAGGTCGCCGGTGTCTCGCCGGGATAGTTGATGCCGCACGCCGGCAGCCATTGGTAGTCCATGGCGGGGCCGGTGTCGTCGGTACCGACGTCGATCGTGCCGTCGTCGCTGTCTGTATCCGTGTCGCCATCGATGGTCGTCTCACCGTCGATCAGAACCTCGGGGTCTGTAGGTAGCCCTCCGACATCGATGTCATCTGCAGTGGCGCGTGCCGGTGACGCGATGAGCGCGAGGAGACAAACGAACTCAGCGAACCTCGTCAATGCTTTGTACTCCGAGATCGGTGACCACCCACCTCTCCCCAACGCGGGACACTTCGAACCTGAGCTTGAAGTTGTCCTTTCTGCCTATCTTGGGGTCTTCAGATTCCGAGAGTCGGTACCGCATTCGGCCCGCGGCTACGTCGACAAGCACAGCGACCACATCGTGCTGTTTGACGGCGAGGACGTACGTCGGCGTCCATCCAGCCGACTTCATGAATCCACCGTTTGCGTATGTTCGGTGGAAGAGCGCTTCGTACTTGCTGCATCCGCTGCAGTCCATGGCTGCCGTCGTCAATGCGACAGTGTCGCCCGTATCGGATGCGTAGTTCAGCAGCTCGATGTAGTGCCGGATGAACGCCTCGGCGCCCTTGAGCGTGTCCTTGCGGGCGGCGTCGGGCGGCACCGGCACCTCGACGGCGCGCTCGCCGACATCGCTGGTCGGCGTCTCGGTCGGCAGCGGCGCCGGGTCGTCGTCGGACTCCGCGTCGGAGCATCCCGCCAGTACGCAGCCGAGCAGGGCGATGAGTGCCAGGAACCGTCGTCCGGCCATCGGTCCTCCCAGGGATCGCGGCAGAGAATAGCGAGAACGGTCACGTTGCGTAACCCCGAGCGCAAGATCCTGTGGATAACCGGCGCACAACGGAATCGGTGCCGTCGTCCGCACGTTGAAAGAGGTGAGGGCGCGAGGAGTTGATTCCGATGAGCGCACGTGGCTTCGACAACCCGTTCGGCGACCGGTCGGGTCGGGAACCGGTCTCGGCGCGCAGCCCGCTACGCCTGCGGCTGGTGCTGAGCCTGGTCGGCGCGACCGGGTTTGCGGCGCTGGCCGTCGTCGCACTTATCGTGCAGGGCGCGGTCTGGCTGCCGGTCGTCGCGGTGGCGCTGGCGGCGGTCGGACTCGCCGACGCGGTCGTCATCACGCACCGTCTCGGCGACCGTGGGGACTGACCCGAAAGACTCGCCGCGACACGCCGGACCGGCGCGCGTTTGGGCTTCTGACCTGCGCAAACACCGGCGCCACGAAAAAGTGTCGGACCCGCCTGGGATCGTCTTGCATGAGCCCAGACCGCGGCGTACGGTTACCCCTACATCTAGTACTTACAGGCGTGTAGTTCTCCACATCTAGTTCCACAGGGCGTGAGGGGTTACACACAGAACGAGCCGAGTTATCCCCACTCGCTCCACAGATCAATCCCCAGAAGGAGGGGTGTCATGCACTGTCCGTACTGCCGGAACACCGACACCCGCGTCCTCGACAGTCGGGTCGCCGACGAGGGTTCCGCGATCCGCCGCCGGCGTCAGTGCCAGGAGTGCGGCAAGCGGTTCTCGACCGTCGAGCAGATGCAGCTCACGGTCGTCAAACGGTCGGGTACGACCGAGCCGTTCGACCGCGACAAGGTCGTCGTCGGCGTACGCAAGGCATGCAAGGGCCGTCCGGTGAGCGAGGACGACCTGAAGCGGATCGGTCAGCGGGTCCAAGACGACCTGCGCGAGTCGGGATGCGCCGAGGTGCCGGCACATGAGGTCGGCCTGGCGATCCTGCAGCCACTCAAGGAGCTCGACTCCGTCGCGTACCTCCGGTTCGCGAGCGTCTACAAGCAGTTCGAGTCTCCCGACGACTTCGTCGAGGAGATCGCCTCCCTCATGTCGGAGAACGCCGACGACGAGGCCCAGCGGCTCAGCACATGAGGCGTCGGGGCAGGGCACGCGCAACACGCACCACATCACATCCAACGGGGCAAGAAGGAGAAGGCATGACCGACACGGTGAGCGGATCAACGGGTAGAGCCGCACGGGGCACCTCGAAGGCGGGCAGCGGCCTGCACGTCGAGCGTGTCTTCACCACCGAGGGGGTGCACCCCTACGACGAGGTGACGTGGGAGCGGCGCGACGTCGTGCAGACGAACTGGAAGACCGGTGAGTCGGTGTTCGAGCAGAACGGCGTCGAGTTCCCCGACTTCTGGAGCGTCAACGCGTCGACCATCGTCACCACCAAGTACTTCCGTGGTGCGGTCGGCACCGACCAGCGCGAGCAGAGCCTCAAGCAGCTGCTCGACCGGGTCGTGCTCACGTACGTCAAGGCGGGCAAGGACAACGGCTACTTCGCGACCGACGCCGACGCCGAGGCGTTCGAGCACGAGCTGACCTGGATGCTCCTGCACCAGGTGTTCAGCTTCAACTCACCCGTGTGGTTCAACGTCGGTACGTCCAGCCCGCAACAGGTCTCGGCGTGCTTCATCCTGTCGGTCGACGACTCGATGGACTCGATCCTCAACTGGTACAAGGAAGAGGGCCTGATCTTCAAGGGCGGCTCGGGCGCGGGGCTGAACCTCTCCCGCATCCGCTCGAGCAAGGAGCTGCTGCGCTCCTCGGGCGGTACGGCGAGCGGGCCGGTGTCGTTCATGCGCGGCGCCGACGCGTCGGCGGGCACGATCAAGTCCGGGGGAGCCACCCGACGGGCGGCCAAGATGGTCGTCCTCGACGTCGACCACCCCGACATCGAGGAGTTCGTACACACCAAGCAGCGCGAGGAAGAGAAGATCCGCGTGCTCCGCGACGCCGGGTTCGACATGGACCTCGGCGGGCACGACATCACGTCGGTGCAGTACCAGAACGCCAACAACTCCGTGCGCGTCACCGACGAGTTCATGCGAGCGGTCGAGGAAGGCACCGAGTTCGGACTGCGCGCGCGTACGACCGGCGAGGTGATCGACACCGTCGACGCCAAACAGCTGTTCGCCGACATCTCGCACGCGGCGTGGGCATGTGCCGATCCCGGGATGCAGTACGACGGCACCATCAACGACTGGCACACCACCCCCGAGACCGGGCGGATCACGGCGTCGAACCCGTGCAGCGAGTACATGCACCTCGACAACTCCTCGTGCAACCTCGCCAGCATGAACCTGCTCAAGTTCGTCTCCGACGACGGCAGCTTCGAGGTGGAGAAGTTCGTCAAGGCGGTCGAGCTGGTCATCACCGCGATGGACATCTCGATCTGCTTCGCCGATTTCCCGACCGAGGCCATCGGCGAGACGACCCGGGCGTACCGCCAGCTCGGCATCGGGTACGCGAACCTCGGCGCCCTGCTGATGGCGTCCGGCATCGCGTACGACTCCGACGGCGGCCGCGCGCTCGCCGGGGCGATCACCTCGCTGATGACCGGCACGTCCTACCGCCGCTCGGCCGAGCTCGCCGGGATCGTCGGGGCGTACGACGGGTTCGCACAGAACGCCGAGCCGCACACCCGGGTGATGCGCAAGCACCAGGCGGCCAACGACGAGATCCGCACGATGCATGCGATCGACATCGCCGTGCACCGTGAGGCCTCGAAGCAGTGGGCGCAGAACCTCGAGATCGGCACCGAGAACGGTTGGCGCAACGCGCAGGCCAGCGTGCTCGCGCCGACCGGCACGATCGGGTTCATGATGGACTGCGACACGACCGGCATCGAGCCGGACTTCTCGCTGGTCAAGTTCAAGAAGCTCGTCGGCGGCGGGTCGATGCAGATCGTCAACCGCACGGTGCCGGCGGCGCTGAAGCGGCTCGGCTACACCGAGGAGACCAGCGAGGCGATCGTCGAGTACATCGCCGAGCACGGCCACGTGATCGACGCGCCCGGCCTCAAGCCCGAGCACTACGAGGTGTTCGACTGCGCGATGGGCGAGCGCGCGATCAAGCCGATGGGCCACGTCCGGATGATGGCGGCCGCGCAGCCGTTCCTGTCGGGCGCGATCTCCAAGACCGTCAACCTGCCCGAGGAGTCGACGGTCGACGAGATCGCCGACGTCTACCTGCAGGGCTGGCAGCTCGGCCTCAAGGCGCTCGCGGTCTACCGCGACAACTGCAAGGTCGGCCAGCCGCTGGCCGATGCGAGGGCGAAGTCGAAGACGGCGCCCGCACCGGAGGTGCAGATCGTCGAGCGCCCCGTGCGCAAGCGGCTGCCGAAGTCGCGGCCGTCGCGTACGACGTCGTTCACGGTCGGCGGCGCCGAGGGCTACATGACCTCCGGCTCGTACCCCGACGACGGTCTGGGCGAGGTGTTCCTGAAGCTGGGCAAGCAGGGCTCGACGCTCGCCGGAGTGATGGACGCGTTCTCGATCGCGATCTCGATCTCGCTGCAGTACGGCGTGCCGCTCGAGACGTTCGTCGCCAAGTTCACGAACATGAAGTTCGAGCCGGCCGGTCTCACCGACGACCCGGACGTGCGGATGAGCCAGTCGATCATGGACTACATCTTCCGCCGTCTGGCGCTCGATCACCT harbors:
- a CDS encoding vitamin B12-dependent ribonucleotide reductase, whose product is MTDTVSGSTGRAARGTSKAGSGLHVERVFTTEGVHPYDEVTWERRDVVQTNWKTGESVFEQNGVEFPDFWSVNASTIVTTKYFRGAVGTDQREQSLKQLLDRVVLTYVKAGKDNGYFATDADAEAFEHELTWMLLHQVFSFNSPVWFNVGTSSPQQVSACFILSVDDSMDSILNWYKEEGLIFKGGSGAGLNLSRIRSSKELLRSSGGTASGPVSFMRGADASAGTIKSGGATRRAAKMVVLDVDHPDIEEFVHTKQREEEKIRVLRDAGFDMDLGGHDITSVQYQNANNSVRVTDEFMRAVEEGTEFGLRARTTGEVIDTVDAKQLFADISHAAWACADPGMQYDGTINDWHTTPETGRITASNPCSEYMHLDNSSCNLASMNLLKFVSDDGSFEVEKFVKAVELVITAMDISICFADFPTEAIGETTRAYRQLGIGYANLGALLMASGIAYDSDGGRALAGAITSLMTGTSYRRSAELAGIVGAYDGFAQNAEPHTRVMRKHQAANDEIRTMHAIDIAVHREASKQWAQNLEIGTENGWRNAQASVLAPTGTIGFMMDCDTTGIEPDFSLVKFKKLVGGGSMQIVNRTVPAALKRLGYTEETSEAIVEYIAEHGHVIDAPGLKPEHYEVFDCAMGERAIKPMGHVRMMAAAQPFLSGAISKTVNLPEESTVDEIADVYLQGWQLGLKALAVYRDNCKVGQPLADARAKSKTAPAPEVQIVERPVRKRLPKSRPSRTTSFTVGGAEGYMTSGSYPDDGLGEVFLKLGKQGSTLAGVMDAFSIAISISLQYGVPLETFVAKFTNMKFEPAGLTDDPDVRMSQSIMDYIFRRLALDHLPFETRSAMGIHSAEERQRQLDTGSYEATDEAPEVESLSAPDVGAAPGSAKPDADVVAETARPAPRTAHTSAELLESITGSTVDAPLCFTCGTKMRPSGSCFVCEGCGSTSGCS
- a CDS encoding DUF6343 family protein, with protein sequence MSARGFDNPFGDRSGREPVSARSPLRLRLVLSLVGATGFAALAVVALIVQGAVWLPVVAVALAAVGLADAVVITHRLGDRGD
- the nrdR gene encoding transcriptional regulator NrdR: MHCPYCRNTDTRVLDSRVADEGSAIRRRRQCQECGKRFSTVEQMQLTVVKRSGTTEPFDRDKVVVGVRKACKGRPVSEDDLKRIGQRVQDDLRESGCAEVPAHEVGLAILQPLKELDSVAYLRFASVYKQFESPDDFVEEIASLMSENADDEAQRLST
- a CDS encoding DUF6318 family protein, producing the protein MAGRRFLALIALLGCVLAGCSDAESDDDPAPLPTETPTSDVGERAVEVPVPPDAARKDTLKGAEAFIRHYIELLNYASDTGDTVALTTAAMDCSGCSKYEALFHRTYANGGFMKSAGWTPTYVLAVKQHDVVAVLVDVAAGRMRYRLSESEDPKIGRKDNFKLRFEVSRVGERWVVTDLGVQSIDEVR